A section of the Bacillus pumilus genome encodes:
- a CDS encoding 4-hydroxy-3-methylbut-2-enyl diphosphate reductase, translated as MNVIKISPRGYCYGVVDAMVIAKNAALDKNLPRPIYILGMIVHNKHVTDAFEEDGIYTLDGPNRLDILKQVESGTVIFTAHGVSPEVRQIAEEKGLVAIDATCPDVTKTHELISEKTADGYDIIYIGKKGHPEPEGAVGVAPDKVHLVESEADIEALDLTSDKLLITNQTTMSQWDVHDLMELIKEKYPHVEYHQEICLATQVRQEAVSEQAGQADLTIVVGDPKSNNSNRLAQVSMEIAGTQAYRIGDLSELKLEWLQGVNTVAITAGASTPTPITKEVIRFLENYEPDDESTWKIERSVPLSKILPRVKTKK; from the coding sequence ATGAATGTAATTAAAATTTCGCCGCGTGGCTATTGCTATGGCGTTGTAGATGCAATGGTCATTGCTAAAAATGCCGCACTTGATAAAAACTTGCCACGCCCAATTTATATATTAGGTATGATTGTGCACAACAAACACGTGACAGATGCTTTCGAAGAAGATGGGATTTACACACTTGACGGACCAAACCGCTTGGACATTTTAAAGCAGGTTGAAAGCGGAACAGTCATTTTCACTGCTCATGGCGTTTCACCTGAGGTTCGTCAAATTGCAGAAGAAAAAGGTCTTGTCGCCATTGATGCAACCTGTCCCGATGTTACGAAAACACATGAACTCATTTCAGAGAAAACAGCCGATGGATATGATATTATTTATATCGGGAAAAAAGGTCATCCTGAGCCAGAGGGAGCTGTCGGAGTAGCCCCTGACAAGGTGCATCTTGTCGAATCAGAAGCCGACATTGAGGCGCTCGATTTAACATCAGATAAACTGCTCATTACCAACCAGACGACGATGTCTCAGTGGGATGTCCACGATCTGATGGAGCTCATAAAAGAGAAATATCCTCACGTTGAATACCATCAAGAAATTTGTCTTGCAACGCAAGTACGTCAGGAAGCTGTATCTGAGCAAGCTGGCCAAGCCGATCTTACCATTGTTGTCGGCGATCCAAAAAGTAATAACTCCAATCGTCTGGCACAAGTGTCAATGGAGATTGCGGGAACGCAGGCTTACCGTATTGGTGACCTAAGTGAGCTCAAGCTGGAGTGGCTACAAGGCGTAAATACCGTTGCCATTACTGCTGGCGCTTCTACACCAACACCTATTACAAAAGAGGTGATCCGTTTCTTAGAAAACTACGAGCCGGATGATGAATCAACTTGGAAGATCGAACGGTCGGTTCCTCTTTCGAAAATACTGCCACGCGTGAAAACAAAGAAATAA
- a CDS encoding metal ABC transporter ATP-binding protein, with the protein MAKPIIEMKDISYSYGQRNVIDHIHLTVEEGNFLALVGPNGSGKTTLLKCLLGLIKPQQGELKLFGTPASKFKDWDQIGFVSQKANSFNTGFPASVYEVVASGLTAKIGLFKRMSKQDKWQVEDAIRSVGIQDLKHQNIGELSGGQQQRTFIARALVSQPKLLILDEPTVGVDQRTVEGFYQLLETLNKEKGMSLILVTHDVGTVSDKVTHVACLNQTLHFHGDAETFDSMDDQALSQFYGHDIQVIHHDHHHHGGHE; encoded by the coding sequence ATGGCAAAGCCAATTATTGAAATGAAGGACATTTCGTACTCGTATGGACAGAGAAATGTCATAGATCACATTCATTTAACAGTAGAGGAAGGGAACTTTCTAGCACTTGTTGGACCGAATGGATCTGGTAAAACAACCTTATTAAAATGCCTGCTTGGGCTCATTAAACCACAGCAAGGCGAATTAAAACTATTTGGCACGCCTGCTTCTAAATTTAAAGACTGGGACCAAATTGGATTTGTTTCTCAAAAGGCGAATAGTTTTAATACAGGTTTTCCTGCTTCTGTTTACGAAGTCGTCGCAAGTGGGTTGACGGCGAAAATAGGATTATTTAAACGAATGAGCAAGCAGGACAAATGGCAAGTTGAGGATGCCATTCGCTCAGTTGGGATACAAGATTTGAAGCATCAAAACATTGGGGAACTTTCAGGCGGTCAACAGCAGCGTACCTTTATTGCCCGTGCGCTTGTCAGTCAGCCCAAGCTGCTTATCTTAGATGAACCAACGGTTGGGGTAGACCAGCGGACAGTAGAAGGCTTTTATCAGTTGCTAGAAACATTAAACAAAGAAAAAGGAATGTCTTTAATTCTCGTCACACACGACGTGGGCACTGTTTCTGATAAAGTCACCCATGTGGCTTGCTTAAATCAGACACTTCATTTCCACGGTGATGCAGAAACGTTTGATTCAATGGATGATCAAGCGCTATCCCAATTTTACGGACATGACATTCAAGTGATTCATCACGATCATCACCATCATGGGGGACATGAATAA
- a CDS encoding YitT family protein — protein MANKQHRKESVPHFILRIFLILVGATCAAVSIELFLVPNNIIDGGIIGISLILDYLFTDNPFINFATIVVILNIPFMISGYKHIGKTFLISTVIGIVSLAVIESSLHHVEAFTTQPILATVFGGLLLGFGVGLVIRNGGSMDGTEILGILLTKKIPFSVGEFVMIVNVFIFIWAGFVFGPEQAMYSVMTYYLAMKTIDAVIQGLDETKAVIIVSDYYDEISDAILHRLGRGTTKLRGKGGYTDEEKDVIYAVVTRLEITKLKSIVFEIDSQAFITIMDTHETKGGKFKTAIH, from the coding sequence ATGGCAAATAAACAGCATAGAAAGGAATCAGTGCCTCATTTTATTTTGAGAATTTTTCTGATTCTAGTAGGAGCTACATGCGCAGCGGTTAGCATTGAATTATTTTTAGTGCCAAACAATATTATTGATGGAGGCATCATCGGCATTTCGCTTATTTTGGATTATCTCTTTACAGATAACCCATTCATCAATTTTGCGACGATTGTTGTCATTTTAAATATTCCATTTATGATATCAGGATACAAACATATTGGAAAAACGTTTCTTATTTCCACTGTGATTGGAATTGTCAGCTTAGCCGTCATAGAATCTTCACTCCATCATGTAGAGGCATTTACCACTCAGCCAATCTTAGCTACTGTATTTGGCGGGCTATTACTTGGTTTTGGTGTTGGACTTGTCATCCGTAATGGAGGCTCAATGGATGGAACGGAGATCTTAGGCATTCTGCTAACGAAAAAAATTCCTTTTTCCGTCGGTGAGTTTGTCATGATCGTCAATGTGTTCATTTTTATTTGGGCAGGCTTTGTCTTCGGACCAGAGCAGGCTATGTATTCTGTCATGACATATTATTTGGCAATGAAAACAATTGATGCTGTCATTCAAGGACTTGATGAAACAAAAGCTGTCATTATCGTATCAGATTATTATGATGAAATTTCAGATGCGATTCTTCATCGACTTGGTAGGGGAACGACAAAGTTGAGAGGGAAAGGTGGTTATACAGATGAAGAAAAGGATGTCATCTACGCCGTTGTCACAAGACTTGAAATCACAAAGCTAAAATCCATTGTATTTGAAATTGATAGTCAAGCATTTATTACAATTATGGATACGCATGAAACAAAAGGCGGTAAATTCAAAACAGCCATTCATTAG
- a CDS encoding Nif3-like dinuclear metal center hexameric protein: MAKTVNGHEIIQLFEQFSPKAYAMEGDKIGLQIGTLNKKVNNVMITLDVLENVVDEAIEKNVDLIIAHHPPIFRPLKHVATDQPAGRIIEKCIKHDIAVYVAHTNLDVTDGGVNDLLAEALELEETSVLVPTYEDQIKQLALYVPQEFEEAIRTALGNAGAGHIGNYSHCAFSNEGTGSFLPSEDADPFIGESGQLEFVKEVRIETIFPASIEKQVIREMIKAHPYEEVAYSVHTTDLPSIQKGLGRIGELREPMTLGDFTQFVKTKLDVNGARFVGNQDAVVKKVAVLGGDGNKYIHQAKRMGADVYVTGDLYFHVAHDAMMLGLNVVDPGHYAEKIMKEGVKAKLQSLCSDKKYDVQLFVSESNTNPFQFM; the protein is encoded by the coding sequence TTGGCTAAAACAGTAAACGGACATGAAATCATCCAATTATTTGAACAGTTTTCACCAAAAGCATATGCCATGGAAGGTGACAAAATCGGTCTCCAAATTGGAACGTTAAATAAAAAGGTAAACAATGTCATGATCACCTTAGATGTATTAGAGAATGTGGTAGATGAGGCAATTGAAAAAAATGTGGATCTCATTATTGCTCATCATCCACCGATCTTCCGTCCGTTAAAACATGTAGCGACAGATCAGCCAGCTGGACGGATCATTGAGAAATGCATCAAACATGATATTGCAGTATATGTGGCACATACGAATTTAGATGTGACTGATGGAGGAGTCAACGACTTGCTTGCGGAGGCTTTAGAACTTGAAGAAACAAGTGTGTTAGTCCCAACATATGAAGATCAAATCAAACAGCTTGCCCTTTATGTCCCGCAGGAATTTGAAGAAGCCATCCGTACAGCTTTAGGAAATGCGGGTGCCGGCCATATTGGCAACTACAGTCATTGTGCGTTTTCAAATGAAGGGACAGGCAGCTTTTTACCATCAGAAGATGCAGACCCGTTCATTGGTGAATCCGGTCAATTGGAATTTGTAAAAGAAGTGCGGATTGAAACCATTTTCCCAGCAAGTATTGAAAAACAAGTCATTCGAGAAATGATCAAAGCACATCCTTATGAAGAAGTCGCTTATAGTGTACACACAACAGATCTTCCATCTATTCAAAAAGGGCTTGGCCGTATAGGAGAGCTAAGAGAACCAATGACCCTTGGAGACTTTACACAATTTGTGAAGACAAAGCTGGATGTAAATGGTGCTCGCTTTGTAGGTAATCAGGACGCTGTTGTGAAAAAAGTAGCTGTGCTTGGCGGAGACGGAAATAAATATATTCATCAAGCAAAAAGAATGGGTGCTGATGTGTATGTGACAGGAGATCTTTATTTCCACGTCGCCCATGATGCCATGATGCTCGGGCTGAACGTAGTAGACCCAGGGCATTATGCTGAAAAGATTATGAAAGAGGGCGTAAAGGCGAAACTTCAATCGTTATGTTCAGATAAAAAGTATGATGTACAACTGTTTGTTTCTGAATCCAACACAAATCCATTTCAATTTATGTAA
- a CDS encoding DUF308 domain-containing protein, protein MERDEDFRRNDREIDTHFSNDDGYLEETAAEIAEPYQASRDRVDRRERDQVGDDSGSKGIGYTALAIAIISLFVLPVLLGVAAIVVGYIARRKGAHALGAWSIGIGIVSVILGIFITPFF, encoded by the coding sequence ATGGAAAGAGACGAAGATTTCAGAAGAAATGATCGTGAAATCGACACACACTTTAGTAATGATGATGGCTATCTAGAGGAAACAGCTGCTGAAATTGCAGAGCCATATCAGGCTTCAAGAGATCGAGTAGATAGACGAGAACGTGACCAAGTAGGTGACGATTCAGGCAGTAAGGGGATAGGCTATACAGCCCTCGCGATTGCGATTATCTCGTTATTTGTCTTGCCGGTGCTATTAGGAGTAGCGGCAATCGTCGTTGGTTATATTGCAAGAAGAAAAGGAGCACATGCGCTTGGCGCATGGTCAATCGGGATCGGAATTGTTTCCGTCATCCTAGGCATATTTATCACCCCGTTCTTTTAA
- a CDS encoding DEAD/DEAH box helicase has product MNETKFTTYELKSFIIDAIHELGFYEPTDIQKRIIPAVLKGESVIGQSQTGTGKTHAYLLPLIHSIDPSKEHVQVVITAPTRELANQIFKEAQTILKNASPEEEIKAKLYIGGTDKQKSIQKLKNQPHLVVGTPGRIADLIHEQALNVYKATSLVIDEADLMLDMGFLEDVDRIGSQMPEQLQMLVFSATIPEKLKPFLKKYMDNPKYAHVEPKRITAENIQHILVPSKQRDKLKLLHEMVTNVQPYLGIIFANTKTTVDEIASFLQEKGMKVGVLHGGLTPRERKKVMKQIDDLEFTYIVASDLAARGIDIKGVSHVINYELPSDLDFYVHRVGRTARAGSSGIAMTIYELADEDALIQIEKMGVVFENKTIVHGEWRDADDRLKRQRRKKAPNEIEEKAKRLVRKPKAVKPGYKKKMTREMDKIKRQERRKSKRNGK; this is encoded by the coding sequence ATGAACGAAACAAAATTTACGACATATGAATTAAAGTCTTTTATTATAGATGCTATTCATGAACTGGGCTTTTATGAGCCAACTGATATTCAAAAAAGAATCATCCCTGCTGTGTTAAAAGGAGAAAGCGTGATTGGTCAATCACAAACAGGAACAGGAAAAACCCACGCGTACTTATTGCCGCTGATTCATTCAATTGATCCAAGCAAAGAGCACGTACAAGTCGTGATTACTGCACCTACAAGAGAATTAGCCAATCAAATTTTCAAAGAAGCCCAAACGATTTTAAAAAATGCTTCTCCAGAAGAAGAGATTAAAGCAAAGCTTTACATTGGCGGAACGGACAAGCAGAAATCCATTCAAAAGCTAAAAAACCAGCCGCATTTGGTTGTTGGTACACCTGGACGTATTGCTGACCTCATTCATGAGCAGGCGCTGAACGTTTACAAAGCGACATCTCTAGTCATTGATGAAGCGGATTTAATGCTGGATATGGGATTTTTAGAAGATGTGGACCGTATTGGCTCACAAATGCCAGAACAGCTACAAATGCTTGTGTTCTCAGCAACGATTCCAGAAAAACTAAAACCGTTCCTGAAAAAATATATGGACAATCCCAAATATGCCCATGTTGAACCAAAACGAATTACAGCTGAAAACATTCAGCATATTTTAGTCCCATCTAAACAACGTGACAAGCTAAAATTGCTTCATGAAATGGTGACGAATGTACAGCCTTATTTAGGCATCATTTTTGCCAATACAAAAACAACCGTTGATGAAATCGCATCATTCCTACAAGAAAAAGGAATGAAGGTTGGGGTGCTACACGGCGGATTAACGCCGCGCGAACGTAAAAAAGTGATGAAGCAAATTGATGATTTAGAGTTCACTTATATTGTGGCATCTGATCTTGCAGCCCGCGGAATTGATATTAAAGGCGTCAGCCATGTGATCAACTATGAACTTCCATCTGATCTTGATTTTTATGTTCACCGTGTTGGTCGAACAGCTCGAGCTGGTTCATCTGGAATTGCAATGACCATTTATGAGCTTGCTGATGAGGATGCACTCATTCAAATCGAGAAAATGGGCGTTGTGTTTGAAAATAAAACCATTGTACATGGCGAATGGCGAGATGCAGATGACCGCTTGAAGCGTCAAAGACGTAAAAAAGCACCTAATGAAATTGAAGAAAAAGCAAAGCGTCTTGTGAGAAAACCGAAAGCCGTCAAACCTGGATATAAAAAGAAAATGACACGTGAGATGGACAAAATCAAAAGACAGGAACGTAGAAAGTCAAAGCGTAATGGAAAGTAG
- a CDS encoding Fur family transcriptional regulator yields the protein MNVQEALDLLKEKGYKHTSKREDMLQLFSDSDKYLTAKNVLTALSEDYPGLSFDTIYRNLSLYEDLGILETTELSGEKLFRFKCSFSHHHHHFICLACGKTKEIDACPMDKLDADLEDYHISGHKFEIYGTCPSCEPKEVHS from the coding sequence ATGAACGTACAAGAAGCGCTTGATTTATTAAAAGAAAAAGGCTACAAGCATACAAGCAAACGTGAAGACATGCTTCAACTGTTTTCTGATTCTGATAAATATTTGACTGCTAAAAATGTGCTGACGGCACTAAGTGAAGACTATCCAGGTCTTAGCTTTGATACGATTTATCGAAACCTGTCACTATATGAAGACTTAGGTATATTAGAAACAACGGAATTGTCAGGAGAGAAGCTTTTTCGTTTTAAATGCTCCTTTTCTCATCACCATCATCATTTTATATGTCTCGCATGTGGTAAAACAAAGGAGATTGATGCCTGCCCTATGGACAAATTAGACGCCGATCTAGAGGATTATCACATTAGCGGACATAAATTCGAAATATACGGAACGTGTCCTTCTTGCGAACCGAAGGAAGTTCATTCATAA
- a CDS encoding DUF2624 domain-containing protein, protein MILIQKIVLQRLNQITANDLLRYAKQYGVSLTSNQAAEVAKLMNGKNVNIFNDAERNRLLKQVEAITSKQTAQTVNDLFNQFTS, encoded by the coding sequence GTGATTTTAATCCAAAAAATTGTCCTGCAGCGGCTCAATCAGATCACAGCAAATGATCTGTTAAGGTATGCGAAGCAGTATGGTGTCAGTTTAACGTCAAACCAAGCTGCCGAGGTGGCCAAACTGATGAATGGGAAAAACGTCAATATTTTTAATGATGCAGAGCGTAACCGGCTTCTTAAGCAGGTGGAAGCCATTACGTCTAAACAGACAGCTCAGACTGTCAATGATCTGTTTAACCAGTTTACAAGTTAA
- a CDS encoding ROK family protein, with the protein MAYYVVFDVGGTRTKHGLMDQEGELVTSGDYETNCRQLEPFLETMADVVKQYQKTSDVSGIAISLPGFVDSETGYTEFAGAIIALNGQNLKTLLEEKTSLRVEVENDANCAALAERYSGHAKECDSFICMTLGTGVGGGIFAGGQLVRGASFRGGEFGMMLTETDNGQFTTLNSSASTAGLIRSYKEKQGIPQSTQIDGQDIFEKAKHDPSIEKLVDQWYKRIAIGIYNVATVLNPEKILIGGGVSARPDLLSNIEKHLHTLPAWKNIQVMVETCYYLNQAGMKGALYHFLMTEGQLVLSNKPIH; encoded by the coding sequence GTGGCGTATTATGTCGTGTTTGATGTAGGCGGAACGAGAACAAAACATGGATTAATGGATCAGGAGGGGGAGCTGGTCACGAGTGGTGACTATGAAACGAACTGTCGTCAGCTTGAACCGTTTTTAGAAACGATGGCGGATGTGGTCAAGCAATATCAGAAAACGTCAGATGTCAGCGGAATCGCGATTAGTCTTCCGGGCTTTGTGGACAGTGAAACAGGTTATACAGAATTTGCAGGAGCCATCATTGCCTTAAATGGTCAAAATCTAAAAACTCTTTTAGAAGAGAAAACCTCTCTTCGTGTTGAAGTCGAAAATGATGCGAACTGTGCAGCTCTTGCAGAAAGATATAGTGGTCATGCGAAAGAGTGTGACAGTTTTATTTGTATGACGCTTGGCACAGGTGTTGGAGGTGGTATTTTCGCTGGTGGTCAACTTGTGCGCGGAGCTTCCTTCCGCGGCGGTGAATTTGGCATGATGCTGACAGAAACAGACAATGGACAATTTACAACACTCAACAGCAGTGCTTCAACGGCGGGTTTAATTCGCAGCTATAAAGAAAAACAAGGCATTCCCCAAAGTACTCAAATAGACGGTCAAGACATTTTTGAAAAGGCAAAGCATGATCCGTCCATTGAAAAACTAGTGGATCAGTGGTACAAGCGAATCGCCATTGGCATTTACAATGTAGCAACCGTCCTTAATCCAGAGAAAATCCTCATTGGCGGCGGTGTAAGTGCAAGACCAGATTTGCTATCAAACATTGAGAAACATTTACATACTCTGCCTGCGTGGAAAAACATTCAAGTGATGGTGGAAACGTGCTATTACTTGAATCAAGCAGGCATGAAGGGAGCACTATACCATTTTCTCATGACAGAAGGGCAGCTTGTTCTATCAAACAAGCCGATACATTAG
- a CDS encoding 5' nucleotidase, NT5C type, translating into MLRLGIDIDGTVTAQDTFVPYLNESFQCAMTLEDMTEYDLTKLLNISQEEFWGWMNQHEPLIYKQAKPAKDAKEILDQMKHQHRLIYITARRQHHADITYEWFHKHHVHYDDIELVGGHHKLEAVQKHEIDVFFEDHHGNATMIAKEADIPVILFNSPYNQMPIDDRIIRVNNWQEASQWIKQYEQRLETAY; encoded by the coding sequence ATGTTACGTTTAGGAATTGATATTGATGGCACAGTGACGGCGCAGGACACCTTTGTTCCCTATTTAAATGAGTCGTTCCAATGTGCCATGACACTAGAAGATATGACAGAATATGATTTGACGAAGCTTTTAAATATTTCACAAGAAGAGTTTTGGGGCTGGATGAATCAGCATGAGCCTCTTATATATAAACAGGCAAAGCCTGCTAAGGACGCAAAAGAGATTCTTGATCAAATGAAACATCAGCACAGGCTGATCTATATTACAGCAAGAAGGCAGCATCATGCGGATATCACCTATGAGTGGTTCCACAAACATCACGTGCACTATGATGACATTGAGCTGGTTGGCGGTCATCATAAGCTCGAAGCTGTCCAGAAGCACGAGATTGATGTGTTTTTCGAAGATCATCATGGGAATGCCACAATGATTGCAAAAGAGGCTGACATCCCGGTTATTCTTTTTAACTCCCCATATAATCAAATGCCCATTGATGACAGGATTATACGCGTCAACAACTGGCAGGAAGCATCTCAATGGATCAAACAATACGAGCAGCGTTTGGAAACTGCTTATTAA
- a CDS encoding metal ABC transporter permease encodes MLFPFFHYEFLQNAFIAGMLIGFIAPLLGVFIVVRRLSLIADALSHVSLAGIAASLFLDKKFGLLTGVSPLYLGMAFSVAGSLFIERLRSVYKHYQELAIPIILSGGIGISVIFISLANGFNTDLFSYLFGSVSAVSRLDLWIVVGISLIVVLVVVLLYKELFLLSFDEEHAKASGISAKWIHFIFILVVALVIAASMRIVGTLLVSALMTLPVAASIRIAKGFKQAIFLSILFGELSVLAGLILSYYLDLAPGGTIVMLSILILIGCIFIGKFKRGNHHERTRSA; translated from the coding sequence ATGCTATTTCCATTTTTTCATTATGAATTCTTACAAAATGCGTTTATCGCAGGAATGCTGATCGGCTTTATTGCGCCCTTGCTTGGTGTATTTATCGTCGTGAGAAGGCTTTCGCTGATTGCAGACGCCCTCAGTCACGTTTCACTTGCCGGTATTGCAGCAAGTTTATTCCTTGATAAAAAGTTCGGCCTCTTGACAGGGGTGAGCCCGCTATACTTAGGGATGGCGTTTTCAGTTGCAGGTTCGTTATTTATTGAACGCCTGCGATCTGTGTATAAGCATTATCAGGAACTGGCGATCCCTATTATTTTATCAGGTGGTATTGGGATTTCCGTCATCTTCATTTCACTAGCGAATGGCTTTAATACAGATTTGTTTAGTTATTTGTTCGGAAGTGTCAGTGCGGTGTCGAGATTAGATCTTTGGATTGTTGTTGGAATCTCACTCATTGTGGTGTTAGTTGTCGTGCTTTTATATAAAGAATTATTTTTACTTTCTTTTGATGAAGAGCATGCAAAGGCTTCTGGTATTTCAGCGAAATGGATTCATTTCATTTTTATCTTAGTTGTCGCACTTGTCATTGCGGCATCGATGCGTATCGTAGGTACACTGCTTGTCTCTGCGCTCATGACACTTCCTGTTGCGGCAAGTATCCGCATTGCCAAAGGCTTCAAACAGGCGATCTTCCTTTCGATCTTGTTCGGTGAATTGTCTGTATTGGCAGGGTTGATCTTAAGCTATTACCTAGATTTAGCGCCAGGCGGAACCATTGTGATGCTGTCCATTTTGATTTTAATCGGATGTATTTTTATTGGGAAATTCAAAAGGGGGAATCATCATGAACGTACAAGAAGCGCTTGA
- a CDS encoding deoxyribonuclease IV produces MLKIGSHVSMSGKHMLLAASQEAASYGSNTFMIYTGAPQNTRRKKIEDLNIEAGQAHMKEHGMTDIVVHAPYIINIGNTVNPATFELGVDFLRSEIERTEALGARQIVLHPGAHVGAGPEAGIQKIIEGLNEVIVKGQKVQIALETMAGKGSECGRSFEELAQIIDGVTHNEALSVCFDTCHTHDAGYPIVTDFDGVLEEFDRIVGIDRIKVLHINDSKNVQGARKDRHENIGFGEIGFDALNNIVHHPQLQDVPKILETPYVGEDKKNKKPPYKFEIAMLKEKQFDEGLLDKIKDQ; encoded by the coding sequence TTGTTGAAAATTGGTTCACATGTATCCATGAGCGGAAAACATATGCTTCTTGCAGCGAGTCAAGAAGCTGCCTCTTATGGTTCGAATACGTTTATGATTTATACAGGTGCACCGCAAAATACGCGCCGCAAAAAAATTGAAGACCTCAATATTGAAGCTGGACAAGCGCATATGAAAGAGCATGGTATGACAGATATCGTCGTCCATGCACCATATATTATTAATATTGGGAACACCGTCAATCCTGCGACTTTTGAGCTTGGCGTGGACTTCCTTCGTTCTGAAATTGAACGTACAGAAGCGCTAGGTGCGAGGCAAATTGTTCTCCACCCGGGTGCACATGTCGGAGCAGGACCAGAAGCGGGAATCCAAAAAATCATTGAAGGCTTAAACGAAGTCATCGTAAAAGGGCAAAAGGTTCAAATTGCACTTGAGACAATGGCTGGCAAAGGATCAGAATGCGGAAGAAGCTTTGAAGAGCTTGCCCAAATTATCGACGGAGTGACACATAACGAAGCACTTTCTGTTTGCTTTGATACGTGTCACACACACGATGCTGGGTATCCGATTGTGACTGACTTTGATGGGGTGTTAGAAGAATTCGATCGAATCGTCGGAATTGATCGAATCAAGGTTCTTCATATTAATGATAGTAAAAACGTACAAGGCGCAAGAAAAGACCGACATGAAAATATCGGCTTTGGTGAAATTGGCTTCGATGCACTGAACAATATTGTGCATCATCCGCAGCTTCAAGATGTGCCAAAAATCTTAGAAACGCCTTATGTAGGTGAAGATAAAAAGAACAAAAAACCACCTTACAAATTCGAAATTGCGATGCTAAAAGAAAAGCAATTTGACGAAGGCTTACTAGATAAAATTAAAGATCAGTAA
- the vrrA gene encoding VrrA/YqfQ family protein: MLGQRPMGDFQPHRPSRRHLGNGGQPGIFQRRQQTPIEQPFQGQGNQFQQMMPRSPSVQGGGVRGMGGIPGGESRALGGGAGMKGMLAKFLPGAGGAGVSGGGAGLQGIQSFANPATLSSMLGNVQKVLGMAQQFTPMIQQYGPLVRNLPAMIKLYSQLGSADDETSTDEEPKEIGEETELPKEEAAQDDEIEENEEEPEDILIKKAAPLTSPAPEAKPKKRPGSSVPKLYV, encoded by the coding sequence ATGTTAGGGCAAAGGCCTATGGGCGATTTTCAGCCGCACCGTCCCTCACGCCGGCATCTTGGAAATGGCGGACAGCCCGGAATTTTTCAAAGGAGGCAGCAGACTCCTATCGAACAGCCTTTTCAAGGGCAAGGCAATCAATTTCAGCAAATGATGCCTCGCTCCCCGTCTGTACAGGGAGGCGGTGTACGCGGAATGGGCGGAATTCCAGGGGGCGAAAGCCGTGCACTAGGCGGCGGAGCAGGAATGAAAGGCATGCTCGCTAAATTTCTTCCTGGCGCAGGGGGAGCAGGGGTCTCTGGAGGTGGTGCGGGATTACAAGGAATCCAGAGCTTCGCAAATCCTGCAACGCTCTCAAGCATGTTAGGAAATGTTCAAAAAGTGCTCGGTATGGCGCAGCAATTTACACCAATGATTCAGCAATACGGTCCTTTAGTCAGAAACCTGCCTGCGATGATTAAGCTGTACAGCCAGCTTGGCAGTGCGGATGATGAAACAAGCACAGATGAAGAACCTAAAGAAATCGGCGAGGAAACAGAATTGCCAAAAGAGGAAGCAGCACAAGATGATGAAATAGAAGAAAACGAAGAAGAACCAGAGGATATTCTTATCAAAAAAGCAGCCCCTCTCACATCGCCTGCTCCTGAAGCAAAACCGAAAAAAAGACCTGGCAGCTCTGTTCCAAAACTATATGTCTAG